In Psychrobacter sp. P11G3, a single genomic region encodes these proteins:
- a CDS encoding rhomboid family intramembrane serine protease yields the protein MLNHTTLIIIITVIVSLLAWQNKTLFNRLIFYPPAVNNGQWDRFVTHGFIHADSMHLLFNMFTLYFFGRAIEGLYQPFLFGYGFVVFYVLAIIVAMIPSYVKNKNNASYLSLGASGGVSAVLFAFILLAPWERIYLFAVVPIPAILFAVAYIFYSIYADRRGGSNINHMAHMWGGAFGVIATIVLEPKVLPHFINALLSPGF from the coding sequence TTGTTAAACCATACGACGCTTATTATCATTATTACCGTTATTGTCAGCTTATTGGCTTGGCAAAACAAGACGCTATTTAATCGATTGATTTTTTACCCGCCAGCAGTTAACAATGGGCAATGGGATCGCTTTGTGACCCACGGCTTTATTCATGCTGATAGTATGCATTTGCTCTTCAACATGTTTACTTTGTATTTCTTTGGGCGTGCTATCGAAGGACTATATCAGCCGTTTTTATTCGGCTACGGTTTTGTGGTCTTTTATGTGTTGGCAATTATCGTTGCCATGATTCCAAGTTACGTGAAAAATAAGAACAACGCCAGTTATTTGAGTCTAGGCGCATCAGGCGGCGTATCAGCTGTGCTGTTTGCTTTTATTCTGTTAGCACCATGGGAGAGAATTTATCTTTTTGCCGTAGTTCCTATTCCTGCGATACTATTTGCCGTGGCTTATATATTTTATAGTATCTATGCGGATCGACGCGGTGGTTCAAACATCAACCATATGGCTCATATGTGGGGCGGCGCATTTGGCGTTATCGCTACGATTGTTTTGGAACCAAAAGTACTACCGCATTTTATCAATGCGTTGCTATCACCGGGATTTTAG
- a CDS encoding metallophosphoesterase: MIIDIIGDIHGYADKLVGLLHQLGYEHNGQHFVPPTGHRALFIGDLIDRGSQQLATLEIVFAMLDADVADAVMGNHEYNALAYATRDPDNTSQYLRSHNDIHRRQHEAFLAEIPFGSEQHEYWLQRLYEIPLWIETDYACFVHACWDTDSMAILKPLLTDDNCLTPAGLIETAKEDTIAFDALERVLKGVETGLPEGIVMVDKEGTERTRVRVRWWLDELNTRTLREVSRAPSSALAQIPPDALAENIEFALKTHKPVFVGHYWLTGTPEPLSPQVACTDYSAAVDSGYLTCYQLDTEQPLPLTANHFIQHYHDEKHI, translated from the coding sequence ATGATTATAGATATTATCGGTGATATACATGGTTATGCAGACAAACTGGTCGGTCTGCTGCATCAGTTAGGCTATGAGCATAACGGTCAGCATTTCGTGCCACCGACAGGTCACAGGGCTTTGTTCATCGGCGATTTGATCGATCGTGGTTCGCAGCAACTAGCTACACTGGAAATTGTCTTTGCAATGCTAGATGCTGATGTGGCCGATGCAGTAATGGGCAACCATGAATATAATGCGTTGGCATATGCCACGCGCGATCCTGATAATACTAGCCAGTATTTACGCTCGCACAATGATATCCACAGACGCCAACACGAGGCGTTTTTAGCAGAGATACCATTTGGCTCAGAGCAACATGAGTACTGGTTGCAGCGTTTATACGAAATTCCATTATGGATTGAGACCGACTATGCGTGTTTTGTGCATGCTTGCTGGGATACAGATAGCATGGCGATACTAAAGCCCCTTCTGACTGACGATAACTGTTTGACTCCGGCAGGTCTAATCGAAACAGCTAAAGAAGATACCATTGCCTTTGACGCTTTAGAGCGAGTGTTAAAAGGGGTTGAAACAGGTTTACCTGAAGGTATTGTGATGGTAGATAAAGAAGGTACCGAGCGTACACGAGTGCGAGTACGTTGGTGGCTCGATGAGCTAAATACACGTACCCTGCGCGAAGTGTCTCGTGCTCCATCGTCCGCATTGGCACAAATACCGCCTGACGCACTGGCTGAAAATATTGAGTTCGCGCTAAAAACTCATAAACCTGTGTTCGTCGGGCATTATTGGCTCACTGGTACACCTGAGCCACTCAGTCCACAAGTTGCCTGTACCGACTACTCTGCAGCAGTGGATAGCGGTTATTTGACCTGCTACCAGTTAGATACCGAACAACCATTACCATTGACGGCCAATCACTTTATTCAGCATTATCACGATGAAAAACATATATAA